The following are from one region of the Dreissena polymorpha isolate Duluth1 chromosome 2, UMN_Dpol_1.0, whole genome shotgun sequence genome:
- the LOC127867568 gene encoding E3 ubiquitin-protein ligase arkadia-A-like → MDRELMSVAGDNVVPWQPELTERKTEAGEGVSGTPLTHIATESRELAPTSPQLLEVCAEAVVQGSLADLDSASAVTGQVWVSPSPVVMETNNHPITHTSFSPMVQGPVTYCDDTVATEVPNLLPSRPAGAYLEEPVDMATNFRTYMSHLSQLSPDQDGSRQPLYSPSAGPSRMGTGNMVETWPDVDMYSSESDGEEYLCSMPQRRPHVHGEGRVCSIHGHGHVRRNPHFPYESFGTPRVAWGETPREAWSEHADEHLYDSANPYALFNLPKSRQRGKRKQNSGEVCTCSVRPREQPCAVNAETGIPRGQGFCEGGTSPVPMEDRVSCKYKEDRAFHSSHESAAEPGISSGLIGSSGGLAHSRSLPIFSSQESMDTMSETGESSDTDVDPMSVSRGTLSNNISSAAASGCSNAARCSKCRSGCVHQGADSLYSKQHKAHGLGSRNHEHSGVVRPKAIKLESGRRYKTRDTCYCDRENVNAGRAGTGCCKHLHRSHPTSAGSINTRAKHIGARTAPDHHPGLEPEATEETRTVTPGSHRHSASSSASPASRKSLKDIHNSVIKQRLFNQPSRTEQIDLTGGDADSGHHGDESGTVSPVMPEVHLPSDDSDIEVVKIDRPIRRRPDPTNRTTVVVDLTESEDFEDQRITRADHHANPPTVTPQVSDTAPVRTCVEREPVITSSQSAKPVPNRSSWSPPTPVAVKTKPREQDPTAPNRSAACQHYSAVNEAVCARHVHQGSCGERSHCNIGNPPGVGPDPVQPCHSHAHTHPGHHTEHVHGRRDHVHSHHRDTLHRNHVPHDHGYHGNWAPGYPVPSHPLPQRGNQTPSNQATCSCCVRGAGHSHSYHMPPTPSRGPMPPHVTHVQSSMPAPPHPQRAHIHHHHYHPAPFHVPPSPFPPVTAMAHSGRQLVRPMHPVPPQDTRMLDFMRAQMQHAQLVQGSNLLQIPPHTMVEAPVHLQHAQSACNLDTAPRLHGNMQTPTSNPHTQNVTGSGQHQHLHHHLHHYHHASVPRLHHFTAALPPGMHYGMSLMRPFPDFPAMPDFTPLPPPHSFGMLPRNMQMRIQLGRMMFNPHRPPTYEELLHLEERLGNVNRGASQDTIEQYTLPHKYKKVKRLNEDDNDNNHMEKCTICLCEFEDGEDVRRLPCMHLFHIVCVDQWLGMNKKCPICRVDIEVGSKEQPLPEGVAC, encoded by the exons GTTTTTCCCCAATGGTGCAAGGCCCTGTGACTTACTGTGATGACACAGTGGCAACCGAGGTACCCAACCTCCTCCCATCAAGACCTGCAGGGGCCTACCTAGAGGAACCGGTTGACATGGCAACCAACTTTCGCACCTACATGAGCCACCTGTCTCAGCTGAGTCCCGACCAGGATGGTTCCAGGCAACCCTTGTACAGCCCGAGTGCAGGGCCAAGCAGAATGGGAACCGGTAATATGGTGGAAACGTGGCCAGATGTTGATATGTATTCTTCTGAAAGCGATGGAGAAGAGTATCTCTGTTCCATGCCACAGCGCCGGCCACATGTTCACGGGGAGGGGCGGGTTTGCAGCATTCACGGACACGGGCATGTGCGGCGTAACCCACACTTCCCCTATGagtcattcggtacccctcgtgTGGCTTGGGGTGAGACACCCAGGGAGGCATGGAGTGAGCATGCTGATGAACACCTGTATGACTCTGCTAACCCTTATGCATTGTTCAATCTGCCCAAATCTCGACAGCGTGGAAAACGGAAGCAGAACAGTGGGGAGGTCTGCACATGCAGTGTGAGGCCAAGAGAGCAGCCATGTGCCGTCAATGCTGAGACTGGTATCCCACGGGGGCAGGGGTTTTGTGAGGGGGGGACTTCGCCGGTGCCCATGGAAGACAGGGTCTCATGCAAATACAAGGAGGATCGAGCATTTCATAGCAGTCACGAGAGTGCTGCAGAGCCTGGTATCAGCTCTGGTCTGATCGGAAGCAGTGGCGGGCTGGCACACTCCAGATCTTTGCCTATCTTTTCCTCGCAGGAAAGCATGGACACAATGAGTGAAACTGGTGAATCGTCAGACACTGATGTTGACCCGATGTCTGTAAGTCGAGGGACTTTATCAAACAACATTTCTTCAGCGGCTGCATCGGGCTGCAGTAACGCTGCCAGGTGCTCTAAGTGTCGTTCAGGTTGTGTACATCAGGGCGCAGACAGCCTGTATTCCAAGCAACATAAAGCCCATGGCTTAGGCTCCCGAAACCATGAGCATTCCGGGGTCGTCCGCCCAAAGGCCATAAAGCTAGAATCAGGGAGACGGTATAAAACCCGCGACACTTGCTATTGCGACCGAGAAAATGTGAATGCAGGACGGGCCGGCACTGGATGCTGCAAGCACTTGCACAGATCTCACCCTACCTCAGCAGGATCAATCAACACACGAGCCAAACACATTGGTGCCAGAACCGCACCAGATCATCATCCGGGACTTGAGCCGGAAGCAACTGAGGAGACCCGGACAGTTACCCCGGGGTCCCATAGACACTCTGCTTCCTCATCAGCCTCTCCGGCCAGCCGGAAATCTCTGAAAGACATTCACAATTCTGTGATAAAACAGCGCCTGTTCAATCAGCCCTCTAGAACAGAGCAGATTGATCTCACCGGGGGCGATGCAGACAGTGGTCACCATGGTGATGAAAGTGGGACGGTGTCCCCGGTAATGCCTGAAGTCCACCTTCCGTCTGATGACAGTGATATAGAGGTCGTGAAAATAGACAG ACCCATTCGAAGGCGTCCTGATCCAACTAACAGAACCACTGTGGTGGTAGACCTTACAGAGTCAGAAGACTTTGAAGACCAGAGGATAACCCGAGCTGATCACCATGCCAACCCACCTACTGTTACGCCCCAAGTCTCGGACACAGCCCCAGTAAGAACCTGTGTGGAGCGCGAGCCAGTGATTACGAGTTCTCAGTCCGCAAAGCCGGTTCCCAACCGGTCGTCATGGTCCCCGCCCACACCTGTTGCTGTGAAAACTAAGCCTAGAGAACAGGATCCGACTGCCCCCAACAGATCTGCTGCCTGCCAACATTATTCAGCAGTGAATGAGGCTGTATGTGCAAGG CACGTACACCAAGGCAGCTGTGGAGAGCGTTCCCACTGTAACATTGGCAACCCCCCGGGGGTGGGGCCAGACCCCGTACAACCGTGTCACAGTCACGCCCACACACACCCGGGCCATCACACCGAGCATGTGCATG GTCGCCGTGACCATGTGCATAGCCACCACAGAGACACGTTGCACAGGAATCACGTCCCTCATGACCATGGTTACCATGGCAACTGGGCCCCTGGGTACCCCGTCCCCTCACACCCGCTACCTCAACGTGGCAACCAGACACCTAGCAACCAGGCCACTTGCTCAT GTTGTGTTCGTGGTGCGGGTCACAGTCACAGCTACCACATGCCCCCAACTCCTTCCCGCGGCCCCATGCCCCCTCACGTGACCCATGTCCAGTCCTCAATGCCTGCCCCACCTCACCCACAGCGGGCACACattcaccaccaccactaccatccCGCCCCCTTTCATGTGCCACCCTCCCCGTTTCCACCGGTGACGGCCATGGCCCACTCGGGACGTCAGCTGGTGCGGCCAATGCATCCGGTTCCCCCGCAGGACACACGCATGCTGGACTTCATGAGGGCACAGATGCAGCATGCTCAGCTTGTGCAGGGATCCAATCTACTGCAG ATCCCCCCTCACACGATGGTAGAGGCCCCAGTGCACCTGCAGCACGCCCAGAGTGCCTGTAACCTGGATACGGCTCCTCGTCTCCATGGCAACATGCAGACTCCAACCTCCAACCCTCACACACAGAA TGTCACTGGGTCTGGACAGCATCAGCACCTCCACCACCACCTGCACCACTACCACCACGCCAGCGTCCCCCGCCTACACCACTTCACGGCAGCCCTGCCCCCTGGCATGCACTATGGCATGTCCCTCATG CGTCCATTCCCGGATTTCCCGGCCATGCCTGACTTCACACCACTTCCACCGCCTCACTCCTTTGGCATGCTGCCAAGGAACATGCAGATGAGGATCCAGCTGGGACGGATGATGTTCAACCCTCATAGACCTCCCACTTATGAG GAGCTACTGCACCTTGAGGAGAGACTCGGGAACGTGAACCGCGGGGCCAGCCAGGACACCATTGAGCAATACACTCTGCCACACAAGTACAAAAAG GTGAAGCGACTAAACGAAGATGACAATGACAACAACCACATGGAGAAATGCACAATCTGTCTGTGTGAGTTTGAGGATGGGGAGGATGTCAG ACGCCTACCGTGCATGCACCTGTTCCACATCGTGTGTGTTGACCAGTGGCTGGGAATGAACAAGAAGTGCCCCATTTGTCGCGTGGACATCGAAGTTGGAAGCAAGGAGCAGCCCCTGCCTGAGGGCGTGGCCTGTTGA